Proteins encoded by one window of Candidatus Poribacteria bacterium:
- a CDS encoding sugar phosphate isomerase/epimerase has protein sequence MKIAYAFRRCTSYPYNGGALPTDATDRRRFLEHAKKIGFDGIELPGLNLPDAEVKTLRAELEDTGMPCVAIRGGGGAARDPQVAAANKQRMIDAVHFAAKMGAGIVNSTVTTPPDDPGGKGTYRGESVSQGSSRQANDEDYERTAKAVSEVAVIAADLGVEISIEIHQNSIADNSASTLRLLALIDAPNVGINPDLGNVYWTYDIPEETCEAAIAAVAPHVNYWHCKSLYRVHIPELETAIYVQVPLPDGEIDYRFAIAAALDAGYDGYLAIEGIRDGDQFHQDGRSVAYVKSVLEDLQ, from the coding sequence ATGAAGATTGCCTACGCTTTTAGACGATGTACATCATACCCTTACAACGGTGGCGCGCTACCCACCGATGCAACAGATAGACGGCGGTTTTTAGAACACGCCAAAAAGATTGGGTTCGACGGGATTGAACTTCCGGGGCTGAACCTCCCTGACGCTGAAGTCAAAACACTTCGCGCAGAACTTGAAGATACAGGTATGCCATGCGTCGCAATTCGCGGCGGTGGTGGTGCTGCGAGGGACCCACAAGTCGCTGCAGCCAACAAACAACGGATGATAGATGCCGTCCACTTCGCGGCGAAAATGGGTGCGGGCATTGTTAATTCCACAGTCACTACACCGCCCGACGATCCGGGTGGCAAAGGGACGTATCGTGGCGAATCCGTCTCACAGGGCTCAAGCCGTCAAGCGAATGATGAAGATTACGAACGGACTGCGAAAGCTGTGAGTGAAGTCGCCGTTATCGCCGCGGACCTCGGTGTCGAGATTTCCATAGAAATCCATCAAAATTCAATAGCGGACAACAGTGCGTCAACGCTACGGTTGTTAGCATTAATTGACGCGCCGAATGTCGGCATAAATCCGGATTTGGGTAATGTCTATTGGACTTACGACATTCCAGAGGAGACGTGTGAAGCCGCAATCGCAGCGGTTGCACCACATGTCAACTATTGGCATTGCAAGAGCCTCTATCGGGTGCATATTCCAGAGCTGGAAACGGCTATCTATGTCCAAGTCCCACTGCCCGATGGTGAAATCGACTATCGCTTCGCAATCGCGGCGGCACTTGATGCTGGCTACGATGGCTATCTGGCGATCGAGGGTATCCGCGACGGCGACCAGTTCCATCAAGATGGACGGAGCGTGGCGTACGTAAAATCTGTTCTGGAGGATTTACAGTAA
- a CDS encoding HD domain-containing protein: MTQNGTGKNQIEEAIEIAAEAHQGQYRKGTDTPYITHPYAVGLILMEAGCTEAVIIAGILHDTVEDTDLTLEFIRERFGDAIANIVDGCSEDKALRWRARKTERIEALRSASPEVCTVTCADKLHNLRTIISEHDLIGDAVWDRFHGGVEDQAWYYRSVLGAIADRDVALQKRVGRAKLTTPANGVRAIPDAKDTAPQQEPSDCNDAWKKPAAIDVVNAQLFQQFQQAVAYLFEGRMP; this comes from the coding sequence ATGACGCAAAACGGTACTGGGAAAAATCAGATCGAAGAAGCGATAGAGATCGCCGCCGAAGCCCACCAAGGGCAATATCGGAAAGGCACCGATACGCCTTACATTACACATCCTTATGCCGTCGGACTCATCTTAATGGAAGCGGGATGCACTGAGGCAGTAATCATCGCAGGTATCTTGCACGATACCGTCGAGGACACCGATCTGACGTTGGAATTTATTCGGGAACGTTTTGGGGATGCTATCGCAAATATCGTTGACGGTTGTTCAGAGGACAAGGCATTGCGGTGGCGCGCCCGTAAAACGGAACGGATTGAGGCGTTAAGAAGTGCCAGCCCCGAAGTCTGTACTGTGACGTGCGCTGATAAGCTTCACAATCTACGGACTATCATTTCAGAACACGATCTCATCGGCGATGCTGTCTGGGATCGGTTTCACGGCGGTGTCGAAGATCAAGCGTGGTATTATCGGAGCGTTCTCGGTGCGATCGCAGACCGAGATGTCGCTTTACAAAAAAGGGTAGGACGTGCTAAACTAACTACGCCTGCTAACGGTGTGCGTGCTATACCCGATGCCAAAGACACCGCACCTCAGCAGGAACCATCCGATTGTAATGACGCTTGGAAGAAGCCTGCAGCAATAGACGTTGTAAACGCTCAACTCTTTCAACAGTTCCAGCAGGCTGTAGCCTATCTATTTGAAGGAAGGATGCCATGA
- a CDS encoding M81 family metallopeptidase, which produces MTTIAIGGIMHESNTFSETPTDFAAFSQTFARNLVNLWGESHHEIGGFIQGATEYNYTAYPTLMTSATPAGRVTDDAFDRFTEMLIQHLKAAPKHEGLLLALHGAMVVESYPDGDGEVLRRLRDAFGRDFPIVVTLDQHANVSEQMVAESTVLVIYKTTPHIDQRQRGLQAAELMMRILRDDVTPTQALAKPPMLLNILYHNTSVPPMEPILTAAKQLETRPDVLAANVALGYPYADVYEAGPAFVVVTDDNPQLAQTEADRLSDMLWNVHEQLTLDLPDAAQAVTQAIQSEQHPVILVEMGDNIGGGSPGDSTFVLAELQRQGASGFVVVLYDPEGVQSCIQAGVGADVVLDVGGKADNLHGDPVAIQGKVRLIHDGSYEETQPRHGGQRYHNQGLTTVVAVGDSLIVLTSRRQTPFSLQQLLSLGIDPTVMRMIVVKAAVAYRAAYEPIAGQIIEVDTPGLTAVNPLHFEYHNVRRPLFPLDSEL; this is translated from the coding sequence ATGACAACAATCGCTATCGGCGGCATCATGCACGAATCCAATACATTTAGTGAGACGCCCACCGACTTCGCCGCGTTTTCGCAAACCTTTGCTCGGAACCTGGTCAATCTCTGGGGCGAATCCCATCACGAAATAGGTGGGTTCATCCAAGGTGCAACAGAATACAACTACACGGCTTACCCGACGCTCATGACTTCGGCAACACCCGCAGGGCGCGTAACAGATGACGCTTTCGACCGATTCACCGAGATGTTAATCCAGCACCTCAAAGCCGCACCCAAACATGAAGGACTCCTCCTCGCACTCCACGGCGCGATGGTCGTCGAGAGTTACCCCGATGGCGATGGTGAAGTCTTGCGCCGACTCCGAGATGCCTTTGGTCGAGATTTTCCGATCGTCGTTACGCTCGATCAACACGCCAACGTTTCCGAACAGATGGTCGCTGAATCGACTGTCCTCGTGATTTACAAGACAACGCCGCACATCGATCAACGCCAACGCGGGCTACAAGCAGCAGAACTCATGATGCGGATCCTCAGGGATGACGTTACGCCGACGCAAGCACTCGCCAAACCACCGATGCTCCTGAATATCCTCTATCATAACACCAGCGTGCCACCGATGGAGCCTATACTCACAGCAGCGAAGCAACTCGAAACGCGTCCTGATGTCCTCGCGGCAAACGTCGCATTGGGGTATCCGTATGCCGATGTCTATGAAGCCGGGCCCGCCTTTGTCGTCGTCACGGACGATAACCCACAACTCGCACAGACGGAAGCTGATCGGTTATCCGATATGTTGTGGAACGTCCACGAACAACTCACACTCGATCTCCCCGATGCTGCACAAGCAGTCACGCAAGCCATCCAGTCTGAACAGCATCCTGTTATTCTGGTCGAGATGGGGGACAACATCGGCGGCGGCTCACCCGGGGATAGCACTTTCGTTTTGGCGGAGTTGCAACGACAAGGGGCATCGGGGTTCGTCGTCGTGCTTTACGATCCAGAGGGTGTGCAAAGTTGTATTCAGGCGGGTGTCGGGGCTGATGTCGTTTTAGATGTCGGCGGGAAAGCGGATAATTTGCACGGTGATCCTGTCGCAATTCAGGGCAAGGTACGTCTGATCCATGACGGTAGCTATGAGGAGACGCAACCGCGGCACGGCGGGCAGCGATACCACAATCAGGGGTTAACGACTGTCGTTGCTGTCGGTGATTCTCTAATCGTGCTGACAAGCAGACGGCAAACCCCGTTTAGTCTCCAGCAGTTGTTAAGTCTCGGTATTGATCCGACTGTGATGCGGATGATCGTCGTCAAAGCCGCGGTCGCCTACCGCGCCGCCTACGAACCGATTGCGGGGCAGATTATTGAAGTCGATACACCCGGATTGACTGCGGTGAACCCGTTGCATTTTGAATATCACAACGTCCGCCGCCCCTTGTTTCCTCTGGATTCTGAACTGTGA
- a CDS encoding PQ-loop repeat-containing protein, whose translation MLKTILCFSACLYAIALPSHAALTDQDLDKIRLIIHEANAPIKAEITSVKDELSKEIVSVKDELSKEIASTREEVSWVRGKFEGLDKQMTWIMVLIGAVIGIPQIIMIWRSKKDRAQERELQVLREEIEVLKQQRIVNP comes from the coding sequence CTCTGCATGTTTGTATGCAATCGCGTTGCCGTCCCACGCTGCGTTAACAGATCAAGACCTTGATAAGATCCGTCTGATCATCCATGAGGCGAACGCGCCGATAAAAGCCGAAATCACGTCCGTAAAAGATGAACTTTCAAAAGAGATCGTGTCCGTAAAAGATGAACTTTCAAAGGAGATCGCGTCTACAAGAGAGGAGGTCTCATGGGTGCGAGGCAAATTTGAAGGGCTTGACAAGCAGATGACTTGGATAATGGTTCTCATCGGTGCTGTTATAGGTATCCCACAAATCATTATGATATGGCGTAGCAAGAAGGATCGGGCACAAGAACGAGAGCTTCAAGTGCTCAGAGAGGAAATAGAGGTGTTGAAACAACAGCGTATTGTAAATCCTTGA